The Brassica napus cultivar Da-Ae chromosome C1, Da-Ae, whole genome shotgun sequence DNA segment ATCTGAAATCGATTTATACTTTCTTGTGATGTTAAAATTTCTCCTGAATGTTTCGTTTAAGTCTATGTTTATGTATGGGATGGATTCTCTGCTTGATTTTAGTATCTACAGGTCTTACGGATCATACTCTAGAATGTTACTCTGAAACGCTTTCCTATTTCGCATGATGTTCTTAAGGATCTTCGGTTTACCGTCGCTTCTTCAAGTTTATTCTGACGTTTCTTTCGAAACTTCATGCTTAAGTTTGGAATGTGTAGTTATAATGATGCTCAATTTCGCCTGTGTAGTCTTACAGATCAGATCTAGACTTTGTTACTCTGAAATCGATTTAAAATTTGCCTGTATGTTCCTAAGATCTTCAATTTAAAGTCGCTTGTTTATGTGTTTCTTCTGGCGTTTTGTTCGAATATATCTTATGGTTTGTGATTGGGTTATTTCTTATGAACGTTTGTTTAATTAGTCTAATTGTgcattattttattgttttagtgGCTGCGATCACTAATCATCAAGCGAGTAGCAGTAACACTATGGTATGATATACAGACGCACTTACTTGTTttgagatctttttttttgtttctacaaTATCATATAGCAtttgtttttgtatatgttaaaagagaagaagaggaggaaggatTAGAAAGAAGAATCTCAGTGAGGAGGAATTGATTGAGAGAAAGAGACATGTCAAAATGGTACGTGTGCTCCTGATTTGTTTAGTGAAACTAAATATTGAACTTTTACTTATTACAATCTTCTTATGTTGCAACATTCAGGTGAGTAATCTCAGGAAAACAGAAATGACAACTGAAAGGAAACAACTACTCTCAACCTATctcaagaaaaagaagaggatTGAGAGATTGACAATCTCAATCCAGCTAAACACAGACAGGAAAGGCAAACCCACATCCTTCTTCAATGTACGCAAGTGGGAGAGGGAGAAGGCTGCTTCTGAGAGTATTGTCCATCACATCGAAGTTAACaatatcaagaagaagaagaagaagaagaagacaccaACCCACATCTACTTCGAGTAGAAGAAGAGAGCAACTTCAATTCAGTTTTtctaagagaaaaagacaaaaatagcactaaatcaagtttatgttcccaaactagcactcaaggtcaaaagtcacgaaaatagcacttaatgttttatcaaaagtcacaaacttagggtttagagttaaagggtggggtttagaatttagggtttagggtttagggtttagaatttaggatttagggtttagattttagggtttagggtttatggtttagggtttagggtttagagtttagggtttagggtttagagttgagaaatgaggttttggggattagatttcaaattttgaaaaataaaaaaattaaaattttcaaaggataaacttagaaatgtgctattttggtcattttagtttttgagtgctatttttgtgatataaacttagaaatgtgctattttggagatttgccttTTTTCTAATTCATGTTTCAGTATATTGGACTTAAATGTTTCTTCCTTCTCTGCTGATTTCCTTTACATATGTCGCTTATATTCGATATTAACATTTGCTAAGTAGTTTGTCCAATTCATAAGAAAAGAATTTAATGTCTATATCTTTCTTGGCTAAGTTTCGTATTGTTTTTCATAGCCTTGGAGATATTTAGTTGACTCTTGACAAAGTTCATCGCCTCTTCCTTAGAACCACACTATCTCCGCATCTTTTCATatcaaaagcaaaaacaaattgaaaccCCAAGAGATGTTAGGGAAAAAGAAGATACCAGATTGTTGTATGCCAAACCAAACCTAAATGCTTACTTCTATGTCTCTTGAGCTCATATTGAGTGATATCATATGGGAAAGGACAAAGCTGTTTCACTCTACATATAACAACCTTCTTCCTCGCGTCATCAAGCTTGTAAAGATGCAAAACCAAGAGTGATGCCGATTTGGCTCCAGCAAGACTCATCAGTCATCATATAAAATGGACAAAGTTGCATACTTTTTCAGAGCAGATTATCAGATGCCTTTCCAGATCAGACTAACCGTTATGATCCTTGattaatctcttatatatagaCTTGATATTAATATTCTTATAAGTACATACAGATTTTTTAGAAGCACCACGTACTTCAACACCTGTCCAAAAACGTAGTTACTtactagggctgggcaaataaaccgaacccgaaaatccgaaccgaacccgatccgataaaactgaatccgaacccgacataaataccgaatggatcatgttttttggtattttgggttatgggtattatccgaaccgaacccggacctaaatggatatccgatagaacccgaaacatttaaaatcataaaaagaacttctaccaaatatgatcttaattcttaatatgtatccaaaatactttaagatattattgaacttctaaaataattatctgttACACGAAGGTTGATGGTGGAATGTGGCGGTTGAAgcctgaagtttttagattttggttttgttttcattgaataatgtttctcatttcatgagaacttagtttttgttttatgatttcttttatctggttttttttctatcactaactatgtttatctttcgcttgattttgaatgatcacgtttgatgtttttttcttttttttgaatcgattttagttatgttttggctattaaaatatgtacaaatcatgtattttaaatccgaagaaccgatttcatttatgttttagttacaaaataggttcaaatcatgtatttttaaatcgaagaaccgattgggacccgaacccgaaagtacaatgggttataccggttttttgaagatttactaacccgatccgaacccgatagaacccgaaccggtcccgaaccgaacttttatataacccgaatggggttgattttgataaacccggaaaaccaaaacccgaatggataaaaccgaaacccgattgggaccccgaatgcccatgcctattACTTACTTAAACATGCAggtcataacaaaaataataataattaaaacaacaaaaaatcttGATCATTTGACCAATTGCC contains these protein-coding regions:
- the LOC111212530 gene encoding uncharacterized protein LOC111212530, which produces MNLPFNRAEEANMQLVAGGEINDGVIETPNNLAAITNHQASSSNTMRRRGGRIRKKNLSEEELIERKRHVKMVSNLRKTEMTTERKQLLSTYLKKKKRIERLTISIQLNTDRKGKPTSFFNVRKWEREKAASESIVHHIEVNNIKKKKKKKKTPTHIYFE